One segment of Sander vitreus isolate 19-12246 chromosome 20, sanVit1, whole genome shotgun sequence DNA contains the following:
- the noto gene encoding homeobox protein notochord encodes MQVPNRPVGAYGYPMRNYAAASLYPQYQGSQCALTTKPPSGKSFTIDALLAKPEDTSSCRASPPQCGEKYHPAVPGLPLTGHVGLPIATAPYVYSPNMLHSALHTQPGYSVYCCPPFTYQSSCRGAFYAQASMSKVNAGLHSFKTKGGKSKRMRTSFTSEQLSRLEKEFARQQYMVGSERFLLASALQLTEAQVKVWFQNRRIKWRKQSLEQQQAKLAKLGLAAPPKSPGSQGHGDDEDEEFSDLDVDIDVSDDSIDHC; translated from the exons ATGCAGGTGCCGAACAGACCAGTGGGAGCTTATGGATACCCCATGCGTAATTACGCAGCAGCATCGCTGTACCCGCAGTACCAGGGGAGCCAGTGCGCGCTGACAACGAAGCCTCCCAGTGGGAAATCTTTCACCATTGATGCTTTGCTCGCCAAGCCGGAGGACACAAGCAGCTGCCGGGCGAGTCCTCCTCAGTGCGGAGAGAAATATCACCCAGCAGTCCCCGGTCTGCCTCTCACCGGACACGTAGGCTTACCGATAGCAACAGCACCGTACGTCTACTCTCCGAACATGTTGCACTCCGCGCTCCACACGCAACCTGGATATTCAGTCTACTGCTGCCCGCCTTTCACCTACCAGTCATCGTGTCGGGGAGCATTTTACgcacaag CTTCCATGTCTAAAGTGAACGCAGGGCTGCATTCGTTCAAAACTAAAGGGGGGAAGTCGAAACGGATGCGCACCAGCTTCACCAGCGAACAGCTCTCCCGGCTGGAGAAGGAGTTTGCCCGGCAGCAGTACATGGTCGGATCGGAGAGGTTCCTCCTGGCCTCGGCTCTGCAGCTCACAGAAGCTCAG GTCAAAgtctggttccagaaccgacGCATCAAGTGGCGCAAACAGAgtctggagcagcagcaggccaAGCTGGCCAAACTGGGCCTGGCTGCTCCGCCCAAAAGTCCCGGATCTCAAGGCCACGGAGATGACGAGGATGAGGAGTTCTCCGACCTGGACGTGGATATCGACGTGTCTGATGACTCTATTGACCACTGTTGA
- the emx1 gene encoding homeobox protein EMX1, with protein MMFSSAGKRCFTIESLVAKENPLMAEDPIRPTALSYSNPATEVLMNSYPAPPGRSIYQSPDLVFPDTVNHPSLTVAPHQLGGSHLQHPHFFGTQHRDPLNFYPWVLRNRFFGHRFQGNDVSQDSLLLHGPFARKPKRIRTAFSPSQLLRLERAFEKNHYVVGAERKQLANSLSLSETQVKVWFQNRRTKYKRQKLEEEGPESQQKKKGSHHINRWRIATKQSSSEDIDVTSED; from the exons ATGATGTTTTCGTCTGCAGGCAAGCGCTGCTTCACGATCGAGTCTCTGGTCGCCAAAGAGAACCCTTTAATGGCCGAGGACCCCATCCGTCCGACGGCTTTGAGTTACTCCAACCCGGCGACAGAGGTCTTAATGAACAGTTACCCGGCACCGCCGGGCAGGTCCATCTACCAGAGCCCGGACCTGGTGTTCCCAGACACGGTAAACCACCCCTCCCTCACCGTGGCCCCTCACCAGCTCGGAGGCTCCCACCTACAGCATCCGCACTTCTTCGGGACGCAACACCGAGACCCGCTGAACTTCTACCCCTGGGTCCTACGGAACAGGTTCTTCGGACACAGATTTCAAG GTAACGACGTGTCCCAGGACAGCCTGCTCCTCCACGGTCCTTTCGCCAGAAAACCCAAACGCATCCGGACAgccttctctccctcccagcTCCTCCGTCTGGAAAGAGCCTTCGAGAAGAACCACTACGTCGTCGGGGCCGAGAGGAAGCAGCTAGCAAACAGCTTGAGTTTATCTGAAACACAG GTGAAGGTGTGGTTCCAGAACAGGCGGACCAAGTACAAGCGACagaagctggaggaggagggccCAGAGAGCCAGCAGAAGAAGAAGGGAAGCCACCACATCAACAGATGGCGCATCGCCACCAAGCAGTCCAGCTCCGAGGACATCGACGTGACCTCAGAGGACTAA